TTGAGACTGCCCTTCGTATTGGTATCGTAGTAGATAGTACTACAAAAGACTTCCCACCAGTTCACCGAATGCTTTACAGCCTACGGTTGTGGCATTTTCCATTTGATCTGCAAGGTCACAGGTCACAGTCTTTTGAGAAATAGCCTTACTTACTGCGGTATGAATTGAGTCAGCGGCTTCTGTCCAGCCCAAGTGCTCAAGCATCATGGCACCGGAAAGGATAAGGCTGCCGGGGTTTGCCATGTCTTTTCCTGCAATAGTAGGAGCTGTACCGTGTGTAGGCTCAAAGAATGCCAGATCGTCTGACATATTCACACCCGGAGCAAGCCCGAGACCGCCTACCTGCGCTGCTAATGCATCAGAGAGGTAGTCCCCGTTAAGGTTTGTTGTGGCAAGAACTGAGTATTGTTCAGGGCGGATAAGCGCTTCTTGAAACATAGCATCCGCAATGCGGTCTTTCACAACAATTTTTCCTGCTGCTGGTGCATCTTCTGTCGTTGTCTGTTCTGCAAACTCTTCTGCTGCAACATCATAGCCCCACTGGCGGAATCCACCCTCAGTGTATTTCATGATGTTTCCTTTATGCACAAGGGTTACGCTTGGCTTACCTTGAGCCACTGCGAATTGCAGCGCCTTACGCACAAGACGTTTAGAACCGTTCGGGGTAATCGGCTTTAAACCTATCCCTGCATCAGGACTGACAGTAACACCAAGCTCATCGCGGAAGAAAGCGATAAGGCGTTTGGCTTCGTCGCTGCCGGACTGGAATTCGATACCGGCATACACATCTTCTGTGTTTTCGCGGAATACAACCATATCAACAAGATCAGGACGTTTGACGGGTGACATAATGCCTTCATAGTACCGGATAGGACGAATGCAGGCATATAAATCAAGTGTTTGGCGCAGGGTTACGTTAAGACTTCTGAACCCTTTTCCAACAGGCGTCATGAGTGGGCCTTTCATGGCAAGCTCGGCACTCTGCAACGCAGTTATGGTATCCTGCGGCAGATATTCGCCTGTTTCCTTAAATGCTTTCTCTCCGGCAAGAAGCTCCTTAAATTCCAAGGAACGTTCCTTACCGTACGCTTTTTCAATCGCAGCATTAAGAACCGGACGTGCGGCTTCCCACACTTCTTTGCCGATTCCATCGCCTTCGATAAAATACACTGTTTTTTGCACGGATGAACTCTCCTTGTTACATGTAAAAATGTAGTTTGATCGGGAACGATAGCCCGAACTGCCGGAGCTTTGCAAGAGTTCTAAAAGCACTATTTCACTGTTTTTACACAATATCCTTAATTTATTACAAAAATGTAAATATAGAACATGCGTAAAAAGAAGCCTCTGAATATCATCCAGAGGCTTTCATTATTTTGTATGACCAACGCGCAACAGCGCTTTGATCTATTGAGTTATTACTGCTTGTTTTCATGGTCTAAAGCAATTTCAACTGCTTCAGAGTATAAATCAAGCGGCAACGCTCCACGGATAAGGATGTTGTTTACAAGGAAATACGGTGTGCCTTCAAGTTCAAGCGCTTTTGCGTCTGCCATATCTTGTTCAATAATGGCGTTTACGGCATCGGTGCGCGCTTCTTCAGCAAGCTTTTCTGGATCAAGCCCAACTTTTTTAGCAGCCTGTTTCATAAATGGCTCACCTTCTGCCATGAGTTTTTCACGGTTGGCGAAAAACTCATCATACAGCTTCCATGCTTTTGCGGAATCCAAATTGTTTGCCGCTACAAAGTACTGAGAAGCAAGATGGGCGTTGTCGTGAGAAGCAAGCGGATAGTTTTTGAATATAAGGCGAACTGTTTTGCCGTAATGTGACATAAGGCTGTTTAATGTGTACGCTGCCCGCTCACAGTAAGGGCAGGTAAAGTCAGAAAAAGCAACGATAGTAATAGGTGCATCTGCATTACCGCGAATAGCGCGTCCACTTAAGGCGACATTTTTAGGAACAGCTACATCTTGCTTCCATTGTTTTTTCATGGCTGCAATTTTAGCTTTCGAGTTACCTTCGCGCAGCGCCAACAGAACCTGCTCGCTGTTTTCTCGGACTATATCGAGTAAAATATCCGGATTCTCGCGCAGGATAGATTCTATTTGAGCCTTCAGCTCGTCGTTAGCATCAGCAGAAGCTGTCTGTGGGATAAGAAGCAGTAATGCGAATACTGCCATAAGAATTCTTTGAACCATGCATCCTCCGGACCGGTCTTTCAGAAAGTTTAGGGGCACAAAAAAGAATTGCCGTGACAGGCGAACTGAGTTGAGTAGTACCAAGTGACTGCATACTCGAAAA
Above is a window of Halodesulfovibrio sp. DNA encoding:
- the icd gene encoding NADP-dependent isocitrate dehydrogenase, producing MQKTVYFIEGDGIGKEVWEAARPVLNAAIEKAYGKERSLEFKELLAGEKAFKETGEYLPQDTITALQSAELAMKGPLMTPVGKGFRSLNVTLRQTLDLYACIRPIRYYEGIMSPVKRPDLVDMVVFRENTEDVYAGIEFQSGSDEAKRLIAFFRDELGVTVSPDAGIGLKPITPNGSKRLVRKALQFAVAQGKPSVTLVHKGNIMKYTEGGFRQWGYDVAAEEFAEQTTTEDAPAAGKIVVKDRIADAMFQEALIRPEQYSVLATTNLNGDYLSDALAAQVGGLGLAPGVNMSDDLAFFEPTHGTAPTIAGKDMANPGSLILSGAMMLEHLGWTEAADSIHTAVSKAISQKTVTCDLADQMENATTVGCKAFGELVGSLL
- a CDS encoding thioredoxin domain-containing protein — encoded protein: MVQRILMAVFALLLLIPQTASADANDELKAQIESILRENPDILLDIVRENSEQVLLALREGNSKAKIAAMKKQWKQDVAVPKNVALSGRAIRGNADAPITIVAFSDFTCPYCERAAYTLNSLMSHYGKTVRLIFKNYPLASHDNAHLASQYFVAANNLDSAKAWKLYDEFFANREKLMAEGEPFMKQAAKKVGLDPEKLAEEARTDAVNAIIEQDMADAKALELEGTPYFLVNNILIRGALPLDLYSEAVEIALDHENKQ